CAATAATTGCTGCATATTCTGCATCTTCATCAGGCTCTAACAGGACAGGATTATCAAGCCATGCTTTCATTTTATCTGCTCTTCTTTGTAATGTTCTTGCATCTTGATAACCTGCTTTTATCATAGCTTCAATTAATTTTATATTAGATTGTATAAATTCTATAACCGGTTCTTTGTTTAATCTTACTGTACATGCTGCTGCACTTCTTTCTGCAGAAGCATCTGCAAGCTCAAAAGCCTGCTCTACTTTTAGATTTGGAAGACCTTCTATTTCAAGTATTCTTCCATTGAAAACATTTTTCTTTCCTTTTTTCTCAACTGTTAATAATCCTTGTTTTATAGCAAAATATGGTATTGCATTTACTAAATCTCTTAATGTAACACCCGGTTGAAGTTCCCCTTTAAATCTCACAAGAACAGATTCAGGCATTACAAGAGGCATTGTTCCTGTTACTGCTGCAAAAGCAACAAGTCCAGAACCAGCTGGGAATGAGATACCTATAGGAAATCTTGTATGGCTATCTCCACCTGTTCCAACTGTATCAGGCAATACCATTCTATTTAACCATGAGTGGATAACTCCATCTCCAGGTTTTAAAGAAACTCCACCTCTGCTTATTATAAATGGTGGTAATGTATGATACATTTTTATATCTGCAGGTTTCGGATATGCAGCTGTATGGCAAAAGCTCTGTAATACAAAATCTGCACTAAATCCAAGGGCTGCAAGCTCTACAATTTCATCTCTTGTCATTAATCCAGTTGTATCTTGGCTACCTACTGTAGAAACTTGTGGCTCAACATACATTCCCGGTCTTACACCTTTTAATCCGCAGGCTTTTCCTACAATTTTTTGAGCTAATGTGTATCCTTTGCCTGTATCTGCCGGTTGCTCCGGTTTTGTGAATATATTTTCTTCTCCAAGTCCAAGAACTTCCCTTGCTTTTCTTGTTAAATTTCTTCCAATAATTAAAGGTATTCTTCCACCGGCTCTGTATTCATCAAAAATTGTGTTAGGTTTCATTTTAAATGTAGCTACAACTTCTCCATTTTTTACAATTTTTCCTTCGTAAGGATAAATATCTATAACATCTCCCATTTCTAATTTTGATACATCGGCTTCAATAGGTAATCCACCGGAATCTTCTACTGTATTAAAGAATATAGGAGCAATTATACCACCTATTACAACAGCACCTGTTCTTTTATTTGGAACATAAGGAATATCTCTTCCCATATGCCACATTACACTATTTGCAGCAGATTTTCTACTTGAACCTGTTCCAACTACATCTCCAACAAATGCAACCGGATATCCCTTTTTCTTTAATTCATTTATCTTTTCAATTGCATCAGGCATTTTTGCTTTTAACATTGATAAAGCATGTAAAGGAATATCACTTCTTGTAAATGCTTCACTTGCAGGAGATAAATCATCTGTATTTGTTTCTCCCGGAACTTTAAATACAGTTACTGTTATTTTTTCTGCAGCCGGTGGTTTATTTAAAAACCATTCTGCATTAGCCCAAGATTCAAGAACTTGCTTCGCATATTTATTTGTTTTTGCAAGCTCAACAATATCATTAAAAGCATCATAAACAAGTAAGATATTTTTTAAAGCATTTGCTGCTTCCTGTGCTATCTCTTCATCTTTATGGGATAATGCATCTATTAAAGGTTTAACATTATATCCACCTATCATTGTTCCAAGTATCTGCACGGCTCTTTTTGGAGAAATAGCCGGAGAGAAAGCCTTTCCTTGAATAATATCATTTAAAAATGCAGCTTTTACATAAGCAGCTTCATCTACACCCGGATTAATTCTGTTTAAAAATAAATCCATAAGATAATCTTCATCTATGATTGGCACTTGTTTTAAAAGCTCAACAAGCTCAGCAGCTTGCTTTGCATTAAGAGGAATTGGCGGAATGCCAAGTTTAGCTCTTTCTTCCGTATGCTTTCTATATTCTGCTACAAAACTCATCTATACAACCTCCTGAAAGATTTTCATAATATTATATGCTATTGAAGATAAAAAATCAAACACTGTTTTATTTTTTGGTAAATGCCAAATTAATGATAAATGATATTGGAATTATTAACCTTGATTGAAAAATCTTTGCAGTCTAATACTTGAAAGTCCTATTAAGTTATCTTATACTATAAGAAGAGGTGATAAATATGAAAACGATAAAAAAGACTATTTCTATTCCGGAAGAGATTTATAAAGAAGTACAAGAATTTTCAGAAAATTTCAGCCAAATAGTTAAGGATGCATTAAAAGAATATTTAGAGAAAAAAAAGAAAGAAAAGATTTTATCTATGGCTGGAAGTTTAAAAGCTTGGGAAATTAAGGATGGATTGGAATATGAAAAAGAAATAAGAGAAGAAGACATTAAAACCCAAAAAGCAAGGGAAAATAGCATGTATTAGTAAGTTTATTTTTTACGAACACCATTATAGAAATTCCAGATTTTTAGATTTTTAATTCAATCTATCCGGAAACTTTTTTAATTTCCGAATTTATAACTATTTTAATTTTATAAATTTGCTATAATATTATTTAATTAAAACTATTTTAAGGAGGAAAGAAGAATGCCATCAGTTCAAGATGAACTTTTAGAAGAATACAGAAAAGAGCAAAAAGAGGTTACTGTTTATCTTATTAGAGGAACAAGAATTGTTGGAAAAATAATTGATGCAGACCAATTTACAATCTTGTTAGATGTAGGAGGACAACAGCAACTTATTTACAAACATGCTATAAGCACAATAGTTGTTGAAAGTTAAGTTTTATATATATTTTATATATGCGTTGTATATTAGTTGGAGTAAAAACAAAGTATAATAAAAAAGATATAAAGTATTCTTTAAGTGAGCTGGAAGGACTTGTAGAAGCAGCTGATGGTATAGTTTTGGGTAAAATTTACCAAAATAAAGAAATACCTGACCCTGCTACATTTATTGGTAAAGGAAAAGCTCAGGAATTAAGAGAGGTTGCAGAAGGAATAAATGCAGATACAATAGTTTTTGATACAAATCTTACACCGGTTCAGATTTCTAACCTAAAAAAAATAACAAATGTTGATATCTTAGATAGAACAGATTTAATATTACAAATTTTTTATAAAAGGGCAAAAACAAAACAGGCAAAATTACAGGTTGAGCTTGCAATCTTAGAGCATCAAATGCCCAGAATTTACGGAGAAAAAGGAAAAGAGCTATCCCGTATCGGTGGTGGTATGAAAACAAAGGGAGCCGGAGAACAAATTGGTGAGATAAAAGCAAGAAGAATTAAAGATAGAATAAATAAAATCAAAAAAGAGTTAAAAGAAATAAAAAAACAAAAAGAAACCCAAAGAAAATTAAGAGAAGATAATCCTGATATATTAAAAGTTTCACTTGTAGGTTATACAAATGCCGGTAAATCTTCCTTGTTAAAACTTCTTACAAAAAGAGAAACATTTATATCAGACCAGCTTTTTGCAACCCTTGATACAAAAACATCTTACATATATTTTCCAGATATTCATAAAAAAGTTATAATTACAGATACAGTTGGATTTGTAGAAGATTTACCACAGGAAATATTAGATGCATTTATGACAACCTTAGAAGAGATTAATGAAGCAGATATTATTTTACATGTTATAGATATATCAGACGAAAATTGGGAAAAGAAAAAAGAAGCAGTAGAAGAAATTCTTGCAAAATTAAAGGTAGATAAACCGGTTATATTGGTATTTAATAAAATAGATAAAGTAGTTCCATCACAGGATTTAATAGAAGATTCTTTTGAGCTATCAGAAGGAAAAGAGAGTATAATAATATCTTGCGAAAAAAAATGGAATATTGATAAATTATTTGAAATATTAAAAAAATATGCATTGAAAAAAGGAGAGGAAGATGGAAAACTGCATTTTTTGCAAGATAGTTAAAAAAGAAATTCCGGCAAAAATTGTTTATGAAGATGATTTAATCATGGCATTTGAAGATATTCGTCCTCAGGCAAAAGTTCATACATTAATAATACCAAAAGAACATATTCC
The genomic region above belongs to Venenivibrio stagnispumantis and contains:
- the acnB gene encoding bifunctional aconitate hydratase 2/2-methylisocitrate dehydratase — encoded protein: MSFVAEYRKHTEERAKLGIPPIPLNAKQAAELVELLKQVPIIDEDYLMDLFLNRINPGVDEAAYVKAAFLNDIIQGKAFSPAISPKRAVQILGTMIGGYNVKPLIDALSHKDEEIAQEAANALKNILLVYDAFNDIVELAKTNKYAKQVLESWANAEWFLNKPPAAEKITVTVFKVPGETNTDDLSPASEAFTRSDIPLHALSMLKAKMPDAIEKINELKKKGYPVAFVGDVVGTGSSRKSAANSVMWHMGRDIPYVPNKRTGAVVIGGIIAPIFFNTVEDSGGLPIEADVSKLEMGDVIDIYPYEGKIVKNGEVVATFKMKPNTIFDEYRAGGRIPLIIGRNLTRKAREVLGLGEENIFTKPEQPADTGKGYTLAQKIVGKACGLKGVRPGMYVEPQVSTVGSQDTTGLMTRDEIVELAALGFSADFVLQSFCHTAAYPKPADIKMYHTLPPFIISRGGVSLKPGDGVIHSWLNRMVLPDTVGTGGDSHTRFPIGISFPAGSGLVAFAAVTGTMPLVMPESVLVRFKGELQPGVTLRDLVNAIPYFAIKQGLLTVEKKGKKNVFNGRILEIEGLPNLKVEQAFELADASAERSAAACTVRLNKEPVIEFIQSNIKLIEAMIKAGYQDARTLQRRADKMKAWLDNPVLLEPDEDAEYAAIIEIDLNEIKEPIVACPNDPDDVATLSEVLADERRPKNIDEVFVGSCQTNIGHYRALGEILRGEGQVPTRLWVVPPTKMDQRMLMEEGYYSIYGAAGARTEVPGCSLCMGNQARVRDGATVFSTSTRNFDNRMGKDAKVYLGSAELAAVCAILGRLPTVEEYMNIVKSKIIGKEDKVYKYLNFHLLDDEMVDMLVRDSLLPIYQLSYV
- a CDS encoding type II toxin-antitoxin system CcdA family antitoxin, with protein sequence MKTIKKTISIPEEIYKEVQEFSENFSQIVKDALKEYLEKKKKEKILSMAGSLKAWEIKDGLEYEKEIREEDIKTQKARENSMY
- the hfq gene encoding RNA chaperone Hfq; its protein translation is MPSVQDELLEEYRKEQKEVTVYLIRGTRIVGKIIDADQFTILLDVGGQQQLIYKHAISTIVVES
- the hflX gene encoding GTPase HflX, with the protein product MRCILVGVKTKYNKKDIKYSLSELEGLVEAADGIVLGKIYQNKEIPDPATFIGKGKAQELREVAEGINADTIVFDTNLTPVQISNLKKITNVDILDRTDLILQIFYKRAKTKQAKLQVELAILEHQMPRIYGEKGKELSRIGGGMKTKGAGEQIGEIKARRIKDRINKIKKELKEIKKQKETQRKLREDNPDILKVSLVGYTNAGKSSLLKLLTKRETFISDQLFATLDTKTSYIYFPDIHKKVIITDTVGFVEDLPQEILDAFMTTLEEINEADIILHVIDISDENWEKKKEAVEEILAKLKVDKPVILVFNKIDKVVPSQDLIEDSFELSEGKESIIISCEKKWNIDKLFEILKKYALKKGEEDGKLHFLQDS